From a region of the Vibrio ostreae genome:
- a CDS encoding DUF4303 domain-containing protein yields MTLNVITNILSERSNENLYGIVLHTDSSTMTVCLSANSTEELQAILDSDSDKSKENPNYYKCAISEWSYESYEAELFSELSKELRLFPDRAQFSEFKRDLIDSLTNVLKRVKEEVFKRDGDIVTMFVSITDDDAECIENVSSKLINIDVIHDLFLQRYEWFK; encoded by the coding sequence ATAACATTAAACGTTATAACTAATATTTTATCTGAAAGGAGTAACGAAAATCTTTATGGTATAGTATTACATACTGATAGTAGTACTATGACAGTATGCCTAAGCGCTAATTCTACAGAAGAATTACAAGCTATACTTGACAGTGATAGCGATAAAAGTAAAGAAAATCCGAACTATTACAAATGTGCCATTTCGGAATGGAGTTATGAATCATATGAGGCGGAGTTATTCTCTGAGCTAAGTAAAGAGTTGAGACTTTTTCCAGATAGAGCTCAATTTTCTGAGTTTAAGAGAGATCTTATTGATTCTCTAACAAACGTTTTGAAAAGGGTTAAGGAAGAAGTATTCAAGCGTGACGGTGATATAGTGACTATGTTTGTCTCCATTACAGATGATGATGCGGAGTGCATAGAAAATGTATCATCTAAATTGATAAATATCGATGTCATACATGATTTGTTTTTACAACGATATGAATGGTTTAAATAA